A portion of the Glycine max cultivar Williams 82 chromosome 10, Glycine_max_v4.0, whole genome shotgun sequence genome contains these proteins:
- the LOC100811076 gene encoding pentatricopeptide repeat-containing protein At5g16640, mitochondrial gives MQFLKLPRLLMPYVRRIHLHSQPLPSQSTCKFDSIDDAVALFHRMVDMHPLPSIVEFTKILGTIAKMRYYATAIDLYTLMEYKGVVPFTVTFNILINCFCHMGQMDFAFSVMGKILKWGCRPNVVTFTTLMKGFCVNDKMLDALYIYDEMVARRIRFDDVLYGTLINGLCKSKIGKPRAAVQLLQKMEERQLVKPNLIMYNTVVHGLCKDGNINEARVLCSKMIVQGIFPDIFTYSSLIYGLCRAGQRKEVTSLLNGFCLNNKVDEARELFNVMIERGEQHDIINYNILMNGYCLNNKVGEARKLFHMMVERGEQPDTITYTILMHGYCLIDKVDEARNLFHGMIERGLVPDVWSYNILIKGYCKFERVGEAMNLLEDMFLKNLVPNIITYNSVVDGLCKSGGILDAWKLVDEMHYCCQPPPDVTTYNILLESLCRIECVEKAIAFFKHLIFERSFAPNVWSYNILISGCCKNRRLDEAINLFNHMCFKNLVPDIVTYNILLDALFNGQQLDKAIALLVQIVDQGISPNLRTYNILINGLHKGGRPKTAQKISLYLSIRGYHPDVKTYIINELCKGGL, from the coding sequence ATGCAATTCCTGAAACTTCCTCGCCTTCTTATGCCATACGTGAGGAGGATACATCTTCATTCGCAGCCATTGCCGTCACAAAGCACCTGCAAATTTGACAGTATTGATGATGCTGTGGCTTTGTTTCACCGCATGGTCGATATGCATCCCCTGCCATCGATTGTAGAATTCACCAAAATCTTGGGAACGATTGCGAAGATGAGATACTATGCCACAGCTATTGATCTTTATACCCTAATGGAATATAAGGGTGTTGTGCCGTTTACAGTTACTTTTAACATCTTGATCAACTGTTTCTGCCACATGGGTCAGATGGATTTTGCTTTCTCTGTAATGGGTAAGATTCTTAAGTGGGGTTGTCGACCAAATGTTGTGACTTTTACTACGCTGATGAAGGGGTTCTGTGTTAATGATAAAATGCTGGATGCACTATACATATATGATGAAATGGTTGCACGAAGGATTCGGTTTGACGATGTTCTGTATGGAACCTTAATCAATGGGCTGTGTAAGAGTAAGATAGGAAAACCAAGAGCTGCCGTTCAACTGCTTCAAAAAATGGAGGAGAGACAGTTGGTTAAGCCCAATCTTATAATGTACAATACAGTTGTCCATGGTTTGTGCAAAGATGGAAATATAAATGAGGCACGTGTTTTGTGTTCTAAAATGATTGTTCAGGGAATTTTCCCTGACATTTTCACTTATAGTTCATTAATTTATGGTTTGTGTCGTGCAGGCCAACGGAAAGAAGTTACATCATTGCTGAATGGGTTTTGTTTAAACAATAAAGTGGATGAGGCAAGAGAATTATTTAATGTGATGATTGAAAGAGGTGAACAGCATGACAtcattaattacaatattttgaTGAATGGATATTGTTTAAACAATAAAGTGGGTGAGGCaagaaaattatttcatatgatGGTTGAAAGAGGTGAACAACCTGACACTATTACTTACACTATTTTGATGCATGGATATTGTTTAATTGATAAAGTGGACGAGGCAAGAAATTTATTTCATGGGATGATTGAAAGGGGTTTGGTGCCTGATGTTTGGAGCTATAACATCTTGATTAAAGGTTATTGCAAGTTTGAAAGAGTGGGTGAAGCTATGAATTTACTTGAAGATATGTTTCTTAAGAATTTAGTTCCAAACATTATAACTTACAATTCTGTAGTTGACGGTTTATGCAAATCTGGAGGAATCTTGGATGCATGGAAGCTTGTTGATGAAATGCATTACTGTTGTCAACCACCTCCAGATGTAACCACTTACAATATCTTGTTAGAGTCTCTATGTAGAATTGAGTGTGTTGAAAAGGCAATTGCATTTTTTAAACACCTCATCTTTGAAAGAAGTTTTGCACCTAATGTTTGGAGTTACAACATCTTGATTAGTGGTTGTTGCAAGAATAGAAGATTGGATGAAGCCATTAATCTTTTTAATCATATGTGTTTCAAGAATTTGGTTCCAGATATTGTAACCTACAATATCTTGTTAGATGCTTTATTCAATGGGCAGCAACTTGACAAGGCAATTGCATTATTAGTCCAAATTGTTGATCAAGGTATTAGTCCAAATTTGCGAACATACAATATACTTATTAATGGGTTGCACAAAGGGGGGAGGCCAAAGACTGCACAGAAGATTTCCCTGTATCTTTCCATTAGAGGTTACCATCCAGATGTCAAAACATATATAATCAATGAGCTTTGTAAAGGTGGATTGTGA